Genomic segment of Panicum virgatum strain AP13 chromosome 2K, P.virgatum_v5, whole genome shotgun sequence:
tctaaccggtcggtataccggtacgaaccggttgaactgagttttttgaattcaaatttgaatttgaccggtttctaccagtaatcggtcaaaccggtccggtaaaccggaaccgaacGCCGGCGgttaggtccgaccggtcgggaAATGAAACCCTGGCGGCGAATGGGAAGATTTGATTTGACTTGGTTTGGGGGAGGCGGAGCTGGACGGGGGGTGGAGGTGGTTCCAGAGTTGATGCGATGGCGGACCGGGGGGTGGCGGACGCCGGGAGGTCAGAGCGGGCCGGAAATCCTTGACCCGGGGAAGGGTCCCGTACCAGATGGATGCGCCGGCCAGTTTGGACGCGGGTCGCTGTTTGGGTGGAAAATCCTCGGAACGGAAGTCTAGCGGTTTCATTCAGTTCAGGCCGCGTCTGAAACACAATTTCCAGGTGTCAAAAGATACGGCAAGATAGCTAATTTGATCCTTCAATTTTTTATCTCAGGTTCAAATCCATCCCTTATAACTATCAAATTGACCAATTTCATCCTCAAACTTTCTATTTAAGCTCATTTTCATCCCTGGAGTCAATAAATATAAGTATACTCCTTTAGCTCTATTTTTTTCCTCGCATTAGAAAATATGGTTCAGCAAACAATGAGAATGCACAGATAAATAAGAATGCAAACCTTTTATTCATTGGCACAAGATCATCAGTAACTTATTCTAGCTATTGTTTAGTGAATTATGAGTTAGTGTACCACTTGAGTTAATACTGCTATTGGACTTGGTAACACAACCAGAGCTTTACATACACTCTGGCATGACTTGGCATGCCACGTAGCCCTGCACGGCAAGAGCGTGGGCCCAAGAAATAGGTAGAAGGAGTGATCTGCAGTTGGCGCAATGGTGATCCAGAAATAAGATGGGCCCTACAACATGCAAAACAGTGATTGTATGGAGACGAGAGAGAAGTAGCCTGCCGCATGCACCTCACTTTTTTTATTCACTCTTGCCCGGTAGTAGGACTATTACCTTGTAGTTATTACTACCTACTCCCACAATGCTTCTTACTAGTAGCAAggtattttttttattccttCTTACCCCTTCTTACCTCCCATTGCGGGTGCCCTTAGAGATTAAATTGAGTCTAATGAAAAGTTTTAGGACTAAATTAATCTATTTGATAGTTTGAGGATAATTTTGATCCTTGGAAGAAACTTGAGGGATGAAATTGGctattttgtcaaaaaaaatctaCAGATCCTTTCGAGAGAGGAGGGTGTGTATCCTGGTTTATTACACGAAAGTATCTACATCGgggtttaattttgtttcaaaataaaatattatttaagAAACCTGCCACTCATTTGGAACATCAGCCACATGCTATGGAGTCAACCAAATACACCCCCAAAGTAAAACGAACCATTTAATTGGTTTGTGACATGTGGATGACGACTTTATCCGATAGCAGGGTCAATACTTGATAAACTAGACCATATAACTTCCCCCCAAATACTGAACCCAAATGTTAattgtattattttttttagtgtctttgttttgttttagcccGACTCTAGCCTCCCCTAAACCAAAGAAAATGGGTTTGGTAGAAATTAAATCACATATTCCATGAAATACCAAACCGATGAAGTTTTAGGATAACTGGGAGTAATATTTTACATGGCTATATAAAATTTTAAGATCAAACTTGGTATTTGTTTTTTGCAACATGTGGAATTGACAAACAACAAAATGAACGGGCTTGGATCGATGGCAGCATGTATCCACTATTTGTCATTTCGTCTCTTTGGTTCCAAATTAAGTTCGACCATGGATTTTCGGATGGTTATTACGTAGTATCACATCCCCAACATGTAGTATCTTTATTTTAATAAAACCTTTGACATTTTGAGTAAACCATCTTTTTCACCTAAATTGTAATACCAAACCAAGTTTTTCCAGAATGCGGCTCCTCCTTACGATGAAGAAAGAATTTCATGATTATGTGATGGTGTCATTGACAGAGTAAagagtagtttttttttcatgtgaGGTTTCCTTCTCGGTGCATTATGACCAAGTCTCTCCATGGATTGAACTCAAAGTTAAAGTTTTAAACAAACTGTTCAACTTAAAGTTGACAATTTATTAATTGAATGGTTTATTTAAAACTTTGAGTTCAATGCATGCTTTTGCTAAAAGATCCTAAGCTATCAGGTCAGGGGTGTGATCGTTAGGGCTTGGGAATGCTTTGATGTTTCAATAGCTTTTCATTATGTAGTCGCTAGGGACGGATCTAGGGGGGCGGGGCCCAGCCCACCCTAAGATTCGGCCCAAAAAATTTTACCCCTtgactttttatatttaattttatttattaataGTAGACAAAATAACTAATATTTACTTTCTTGTCTATAGTAATTGATAATTGATTTGAGAACGTAAAAAGTGAGGAATTACATCTTTATAAGATTAGATTGACTCATTCACTAATATATttagaaatattttttattgcACCACCCTAATCAGAAATTCTAGATTCATCACTGGTAACCACAGATtatctctttgttttttttctctgtACTGGGTGGTGTTCTATTTGCTtggatttattttttctttattcTTTATCAATCCAATTATTCAATAACTTTTGGTCTTTCCTTTCAAGGGGGAAAACCAGGGTACTTGGTGCTACAAGCCAAGCATCTTGACTGCCCCTCAAAGCCTCTCACTACTTTGCTAGTAGCTACCGTCATAATTTAACAAAAGAAAAGTGTACATCTATTGGTGTAATCTGCACAACTCAGAGCAAGTAAATAATAACTGGTTGATTTTTGTTCCTTCCACTAAATTTCGCTGATCAAAATCAACCCAGTTACTACTTTAACCCTATTGCCGACATTGGGCCTTCTTCTACTTCAGAAACTCAACAAAAGCTCATGGACAGGGGAATTGGATCCCTCAGCAACAGAATGGACAGCAAGAGCAGCAAGGAAACCATTTTGCCGGGGCTGGTGGTTGTGGTGTTGGTTCTGCCGCCGACGCCGGTGCCGGTGCTGGTTCCGGGGCTGGTTCCGGGTCTTGTTGATCAGCTTCCCGTGCCTCGGCTTGAACTTTCGGAGCTTCTTGCTCAGCAAGAGGCTCTGCCTGTTGGGACGACTGTGAATGTGATGTGCTTTGCCACGCAAGCTCAGGAGGGTCATCTTTCACGGATCCACTGTTTTTCTCGTCACTAGCCAATCTGAGGAAATTGCAAGCAATTAATTATTAGGAATAAATACTTAACACCTTTGGTTTTGAAATCATTGGTTGCATCTTTCACCAAAGAAAACTGAAAATAAAAACTGAAAATAAAAGGAAGTAATTAATTTGCAAGTAATTAATTGATTAGCAATGTTAACATTACTTTGCAGATACTTCCTTGAGTATTAGGTAGATTGGTTGTCtatgctctaacaaaaactgaaaataaaaaggaagtaCTAAAAGACACTAGGTACTTTAGTATTCAGTTATTAACTGTTTCAGTTTAAACACTATATCTATGATGGGTTGACCAAACATTGAAAACTTGTATGGTAAATCTTGTAAGGGAATAGAACGCTGAGAGATCATACATTGGGAATGCGAAGCTTGTGGTGCTAGCATCGGAACGGTGTGACAGGCTATGGATATAATCAGTATTGCCATCCCCATCTTGGTCCCCTTCCCTGGCAGCAGGCTTCAGTTTTGCACTGGCCTGTACGGTCATCTTCGCCGTCTCACTTCTCATGGGGCTAGAGCTGGTGCTCGGCCTTGGCAATGGCGGCAGTGGCGCCAACGGGTCATTGGGGTTGCTCAGTTCACCTGACTTGCCATACAAGAAGAAGTGGTCCTTTGAAAAGCTCGCGTTCCCAACATTGATGCTAAACAGAGATTCATTTGATGTCACGCTCCAGTCAGTTGGCGACGTCGATTTTGACCTTGCGAAGATGGACGATGGGATTCTTTTAGGGTCTGGACACACATCTGGCGCCCTAGACATGGCCTGCACCGATGGTGACTGCTTTGGGTCAGTGGGGGCATGATTTGAAGATGAACTGCTCTGTTGCCTGATATCTGTGATCACTGGGTTTTGACCAAACGACAATGTGCTGCCTAGTATTGGACTATCTATCTGAAAGAAATCATCGTCATCTATGTCTTCTGATGAAGCAGAAGATGAGGATCTTGACTTCTTGCCGGGCTTGTCTGCGGGTGTTTGCTTATCGGT
This window contains:
- the LOC120695944 gene encoding nucleolar protein dao-5-like, whose translation is MVHQKEDDQNSGQVSTNPSVTPAETDKQTPADKPGKKSRSSSSASSEDIDDDDFFQIDSPILGSTLSFGQNPVITDIRQQSSSSSNHAPTDPKQSPSVQAMSRAPDVCPDPKRIPSSIFARSKSTSPTDWSVTSNESLFSINVGNASFSKDHFFLYGKSGELSNPNDPLAPLPPLPRPSTSSSPMRSETAKMTVQASAKLKPAAREGDQDGDGNTDYIHSLSHRSDASTTSFAFPILASDEKNSGSVKDDPPELAWQSTSHSQSSQQAEPLAEQEAPKVQAEAREADQQDPEPAPEPAPAPASAAEPTPQPPAPAKWFPCCSCCPFCC